In one Mycobacterium heckeshornense genomic region, the following are encoded:
- a CDS encoding thiolase family protein has product MRYFEKDAILSGVGISRIGRRTGIPGLELTLEAVRAAIADAGLAASDVDGIATLGDTPPDEVSTELGIEPRDCGTGFDTGGLLSPVMSACLAVAEKRARHVLVYRTVQMIGGTVPTSPSSANAPRPALARIVESPADGDRPAIGPMDDVAELVAAHAYSAANWLALNCRRHMQLYGTTKEQLGWLAINSRRNAALNPLAVYREPLTMADYLAARPVSSPFGLLDCDVPVDGSIAVVVSAAPYARDCPHRPVAVEAIGGSNGAGGWFHREDYPKMASVDAAAQLWSRTDLRPTDVGIAELYDGFTFLTLAWLEALGLCGDGEAGPFVEGATRIALDGILPLNTYGGQLSAGRMHGYWVLHEACLQLRGDAGERQVSPRPEVAAVAVGGGPIAGCMLLTC; this is encoded by the coding sequence ATGCGGTACTTCGAAAAGGACGCGATCCTGTCCGGTGTCGGCATCTCGCGGATCGGCCGCCGCACCGGCATTCCCGGGCTCGAGCTGACGCTGGAAGCGGTGCGCGCCGCGATCGCCGACGCTGGCCTGGCGGCAAGCGACGTCGATGGCATCGCTACCCTCGGGGATACCCCGCCCGATGAGGTCAGCACCGAGCTAGGCATCGAACCCCGCGACTGCGGAACCGGTTTCGATACCGGTGGTCTGTTGAGTCCGGTGATGTCGGCGTGCCTGGCGGTCGCGGAGAAGCGGGCGCGTCATGTGTTGGTCTACCGGACGGTCCAGATGATCGGCGGCACCGTGCCGACGTCGCCGTCATCGGCCAACGCGCCGCGTCCAGCCCTGGCGCGGATCGTCGAATCACCCGCCGACGGGGATCGGCCAGCTATCGGTCCGATGGACGACGTGGCTGAACTCGTCGCCGCCCATGCCTATTCCGCGGCGAATTGGTTGGCGTTGAATTGCCGACGCCACATGCAGCTGTATGGAACCACCAAGGAGCAGCTGGGTTGGCTAGCGATCAACAGCCGACGCAATGCCGCGTTGAATCCGCTCGCGGTGTACCGAGAACCGTTGACAATGGCCGATTATCTGGCGGCGCGGCCGGTGTCTTCGCCGTTCGGGCTGCTGGACTGTGATGTACCCGTCGACGGCTCGATCGCGGTCGTGGTGTCGGCGGCACCGTATGCGCGCGATTGCCCGCACCGGCCCGTGGCAGTCGAGGCGATCGGTGGGTCCAACGGTGCCGGTGGGTGGTTTCATCGCGAGGACTACCCGAAGATGGCGTCGGTTGATGCTGCGGCCCAGCTATGGTCGCGAACGGATCTGCGGCCCACTGACGTCGGCATCGCTGAGCTGTACGACGGGTTCACCTTCCTGACGCTGGCGTGGCTGGAAGCGCTTGGCCTCTGCGGCGACGGCGAGGCGGGCCCGTTCGTCGAGGGTGCGACGCGGATCGCCCTTGACGGGATACTGCCACTGAACACCTACGGTGGCCAACTATCTGCCGGGCGGATGCACGGCTACTGGGTGTTGCACGAGGCGTGCCTGCAGTTGCGGGGAGACGCCGGCGAGCGCCAGGTGTCGCCGCGCCCGGAAGTAGCCGCGGTAGCAGTGGGCGGCGGCCCGATCGCCGGTTGCATGCTACTGACATGCTGA
- a CDS encoding Zn-ribbon domain-containing OB-fold protein, translating into MLPDDRALWSRDTEGRLLIEHCDSCPRWVHPPSAQCPRCGGPLLARPVSGRGTVLTYTVNFHPYNPAVPTPYVIAIVELAEQPGLRLATNIVDCEPDSVVCGMPVEVQFEQQGTGADAVFVPVFAPAGDAGTARRAPT; encoded by the coding sequence ATGCTTCCTGACGACCGCGCCTTATGGTCGCGCGACACCGAGGGCCGATTGCTCATCGAGCACTGCGACAGTTGCCCGCGCTGGGTTCATCCTCCGAGCGCACAATGCCCCCGGTGCGGCGGTCCACTGCTCGCACGCCCCGTGTCCGGCCGCGGCACAGTATTGACGTATACGGTTAACTTCCATCCTTATAACCCGGCGGTGCCGACACCGTACGTCATCGCCATTGTCGAGCTCGCCGAACAACCGGGATTGCGGCTTGCCACTAATATCGTTGACTGCGAACCGGATTCGGTGGTCTGCGGTATGCCGGTCGAGGTTCAGTTCGAGCAGCAGGGAACCGGCGCGGACGCCGTCTTCGTCCCGGTGTTCGCCCCGGCCGGCGACGCCGGCACCGCGCGTCGCGCCCCTACTTGA
- a CDS encoding acyl-CoA dehydrogenase produces the protein MGIALTDDHRELAEVARAFLTSQKARWAARALLDSADEPRPPFWQELVELGWLGLHIDEQHGGSGYGLPELVVVVEELGRAVAPGPFVPTVIASAVLAHAGTAEQKSRLLPGLVDGTLAAGVGFGGGVTLDGGAAHGQAGIVLGAGLADVLLIAAGDDVLLVDRGRDGVSVEVPKNTDPTRRSGRVTLTNVAVTADDVLLGARDSALARARVLVAAEAVGGAADCVDAAVDYAKVRRQFGRTIATFQAVKHHCANMLVAAESATAAVWDAARAAGEDEEQFRLIAAVAAALAFPAYARNAELNIQVHGGIGFTWEHDAHLHLRRALVLRAMFGGDGPARDVFDRTAAGVTRANSLDLPAEAEELRARIRADAAEISGLDEKAQLAKLIETGYVMPHWPKPWGRAADAVEQLVIEQEFAAAGIKRPDYSITGWVILTLIQHGTDSQIERFVLPALRQEEVWCQLFSEPDAGSDAAGIKTRGTRVEGGWRVNGQKVWTSGAQYCRRGLATVRTDPDAPKHAGITAMIIDMNAPGVEVRPLRQITGGSEFNEVFFNDVFVPDEDVVGEPNAGWTVARATLGNERVSIGGGGSFYEGIASQLVQLAQKHADRLAGAAIRVGDFLAEDHALRLLNLRRAARSVEGAGPGPEGNITKLKLAEHMVEGAAIAAALLGPEIALAEGAGGLIARMVMGARGMTIAGGTSEVTRNQIAERILGMPRDPLLK, from the coding sequence ATGGGTATCGCATTAACCGACGACCATCGCGAACTCGCCGAGGTGGCCCGCGCGTTCTTGACTTCGCAGAAGGCGCGCTGGGCGGCGCGGGCCCTGCTCGATTCGGCCGACGAGCCCCGGCCGCCGTTTTGGCAGGAGCTCGTCGAACTGGGCTGGCTCGGGCTGCACATCGATGAGCAGCACGGTGGATCCGGCTACGGACTGCCCGAGCTGGTGGTGGTTGTCGAGGAGCTCGGCCGGGCGGTGGCGCCAGGACCGTTTGTGCCGACCGTGATCGCCTCGGCGGTGCTCGCGCACGCGGGCACCGCCGAGCAGAAGTCGCGGCTGCTGCCCGGATTGGTCGATGGAACGCTCGCCGCCGGTGTCGGATTCGGCGGCGGGGTCACCCTCGACGGCGGGGCTGCCCACGGGCAGGCCGGCATTGTGCTGGGGGCGGGTCTGGCTGACGTGCTGTTGATCGCCGCCGGTGACGATGTGCTGTTGGTGGACCGTGGCCGCGACGGCGTGTCGGTGGAGGTTCCCAAAAACACCGATCCCACCCGACGCTCCGGGCGTGTCACGTTGACCAACGTCGCGGTCACCGCCGACGACGTGCTGTTGGGAGCCCGCGATTCTGCCCTGGCCCGCGCGCGCGTGTTGGTGGCCGCGGAGGCGGTCGGCGGGGCGGCGGACTGCGTCGACGCCGCCGTCGACTATGCGAAAGTTCGCCGGCAATTCGGCCGCACCATCGCGACCTTCCAGGCGGTCAAGCATCACTGCGCCAACATGTTGGTGGCCGCGGAGTCGGCGACCGCCGCGGTGTGGGATGCGGCACGCGCCGCCGGCGAGGACGAAGAGCAGTTCCGTCTGATCGCGGCGGTGGCTGCGGCACTGGCGTTTCCGGCCTATGCGCGCAACGCCGAACTCAATATTCAGGTGCATGGCGGGATCGGGTTCACCTGGGAGCACGATGCGCATCTGCATCTTCGCCGGGCGCTGGTGCTAAGGGCGATGTTCGGCGGTGATGGGCCCGCGCGAGATGTGTTCGACCGCACGGCCGCCGGCGTCACCCGCGCCAACAGCCTGGACCTGCCGGCCGAGGCCGAAGAACTGCGCGCGCGGATCCGCGCCGATGCCGCCGAAATCTCCGGCCTGGACGAGAAGGCACAGCTGGCCAAGTTGATCGAGACCGGCTATGTCATGCCGCACTGGCCCAAGCCGTGGGGGCGGGCCGCCGACGCGGTGGAGCAGCTGGTGATCGAGCAGGAGTTCGCCGCCGCCGGCATCAAGCGCCCCGACTACTCGATCACCGGATGGGTGATCCTGACGCTGATCCAGCATGGAACCGATTCGCAGATCGAACGATTCGTGCTTCCCGCGTTGCGGCAAGAGGAGGTCTGGTGCCAGCTGTTCTCAGAGCCCGACGCCGGCTCTGATGCCGCCGGCATCAAGACCCGCGGCACCCGGGTCGAGGGAGGCTGGAGGGTCAACGGGCAGAAAGTGTGGACCAGCGGAGCCCAGTACTGCCGCCGCGGCCTGGCCACGGTGCGCACCGACCCGGACGCACCCAAGCATGCGGGTATCACCGCGATGATCATCGACATGAACGCGCCGGGGGTCGAGGTGCGGCCGCTGCGGCAGATCACCGGTGGCTCGGAATTCAACGAGGTGTTCTTCAACGACGTGTTCGTCCCCGACGAAGACGTCGTCGGGGAGCCCAACGCGGGATGGACCGTGGCACGAGCGACCCTGGGCAACGAACGAGTCAGCATTGGGGGCGGCGGGTCGTTCTACGAGGGCATCGCGTCACAGCTGGTGCAGCTGGCGCAGAAACATGCAGATCGCTTGGCGGGTGCGGCGATTCGCGTCGGCGACTTCCTGGCCGAAGATCACGCGCTGCGGCTGCTGAACCTGCGCCGCGCCGCCCGCAGCGTCGAGGGCGCGGGCCCGGGACCGGAAGGCAACATCACCAAGCTCAAGCTCGCCGAGCACATGGTCGAGGGCGCCGCGATCGCGGCGGCGCTGTTGGGGCCGGAGATCGCGCTCGCCGAGGGTGCGGGGGGGCTGATCGCGCGGATGGTGATGGGCGCGCGCGGCATGACGATCGCCGGCGGGACTTCTGAGGTGACGCGCAACCAGATCGCCGAGCGGATTCTTGGGATGCCGCGCGACCCGCTGCTCAAGTAG
- a CDS encoding SDR family NAD(P)-dependent oxidoreductase — translation MEINGKKVVVIGGASGMGRASAELLAARGASVAILDREGSDGKDVATALGGPFHAVDVTDFAGTEKALQAAVDDLGGLHVSVTTAGGGIAKRTLTKDGPHDLESFRSVVDLNLIATFNISRLAAWHMSKNEPEDEERGVIINTASIAAFEGQIGQVAYTAAKAGIAGMCLTMARDLGSLGIRVLAIAPSLFATGLTKGIPEEYATALTKDAAFPRRLGRPEEFAKLVAAIVDNPMLNGQCLRLDAGQRFAPK, via the coding sequence ATGGAGATCAACGGCAAGAAGGTGGTCGTCATCGGCGGCGCTTCGGGCATGGGGCGTGCCAGCGCCGAGCTGCTGGCCGCGCGCGGCGCCAGCGTGGCGATACTCGACCGCGAGGGTTCCGATGGGAAGGACGTCGCCACGGCCCTCGGCGGCCCGTTTCATGCGGTGGACGTCACCGACTTCGCCGGCACCGAGAAGGCCCTGCAGGCTGCGGTCGACGATCTAGGCGGTCTGCATGTGAGCGTGACGACGGCGGGCGGCGGGATCGCCAAGCGCACGCTGACCAAAGACGGCCCGCACGATCTTGAATCCTTCCGCTCGGTGGTGGACCTGAACCTCATCGCGACCTTCAACATCAGCCGGCTGGCGGCGTGGCACATGAGCAAAAACGAGCCCGAGGACGAGGAACGCGGGGTCATCATCAACACCGCGTCGATCGCGGCGTTCGAGGGACAGATCGGCCAGGTCGCCTACACTGCCGCCAAGGCGGGCATCGCGGGGATGTGCCTGACCATGGCACGCGACCTGGGTTCGCTGGGCATCCGGGTGCTGGCAATTGCGCCGAGCCTGTTCGCGACCGGGCTGACCAAGGGCATTCCGGAGGAGTACGCGACCGCGCTGACTAAGGACGCGGCGTTCCCGAGGCGGCTGGGCCGCCCCGAGGAGTTCGCCAAGCTGGTCGCGGCGATCGTGGACAATCCGATGCTCAACGGGCAGTGTCTGCGGCTGGACGCCGGACAGCGGTTCGCACCCAAGTGA